A window of the Dyadobacter pollutisoli genome harbors these coding sequences:
- the ruvB gene encoding Holliday junction branch migration DNA helicase RuvB, which translates to MRQDYLSGDKENLSNTEKEIERALRPLTFDDFTGQDKILENLKIFVQAARQRGDALDHVLLHGPPGLGKTTLSNIVANELGAGIKITSGPVLDKPSDLAGLLTNLQEHDVLFIDEIHRLNPIVEEYLYSAMEDYKIDIMLDSGPNARSIQIGLNPFTLIGATTRAGMLTSPLRARFGINARLEYYDAQLLSSILKRSAAILGTPLEDDAAFEIARRSRGTPRIANNLLRRTRDFAQVKGNGRVTVAIAEMALKALDVDQNGLDEMDNRILSTIINKFKGGPVGLSTIATACGEEAETIEEVYEPFLIQEGYMKRTSRGREVTEKAFKHLGVIPRRRSDELF; encoded by the coding sequence ATGCGCCAGGATTATCTGTCCGGAGATAAAGAAAATCTATCCAATACTGAAAAAGAGATCGAACGTGCATTGCGTCCGCTGACTTTTGACGACTTTACCGGACAGGATAAAATACTCGAAAACCTTAAAATTTTCGTTCAGGCAGCCCGCCAGCGGGGAGACGCATTGGATCATGTTCTCTTACACGGTCCTCCGGGTTTGGGAAAAACCACATTGTCCAATATCGTTGCCAACGAACTCGGAGCAGGCATTAAAATCACTTCCGGGCCCGTGCTGGATAAGCCCAGCGATCTGGCGGGGCTACTTACCAATTTGCAGGAGCACGACGTTCTTTTCATTGATGAGATCCATCGTCTCAATCCAATTGTGGAAGAATATCTGTATTCGGCAATGGAGGATTACAAAATCGACATTATGCTCGACAGCGGGCCCAATGCCAGAAGCATTCAGATCGGACTAAACCCGTTCACTCTCATCGGAGCCACTACCCGGGCGGGAATGCTCACGTCGCCGCTGCGCGCCAGGTTCGGGATCAATGCGAGACTTGAATATTATGACGCTCAGTTGCTTTCGTCTATTTTAAAACGTTCAGCGGCCATTCTCGGCACGCCCTTGGAAGACGATGCTGCATTTGAAATTGCGCGGCGCAGCCGCGGGACACCCCGTATCGCCAATAACCTGCTCCGCCGTACCCGTGATTTCGCACAGGTAAAAGGCAATGGAAGAGTAACAGTCGCCATCGCCGAAATGGCATTGAAAGCACTGGATGTGGATCAGAATGGGCTGGATGAAATGGATAACCGCATTCTCAGTACCATTATCAATAAATTCAAAGGCGGCCCCGTTGGCTTATCGACCATAGCAACGGCTTGTGGAGAAGAGGCTGAAACGATCGAGGAGGTTTACGAACCATTTTTGATTCAGGAGGGCTATATGAAACGCACTTCACGCGGCCGCGAGGTGACCGAAAAGGCGTTCAAACATCTGGGCGTAATACCACGTCGCCGGTCAGACGAGCTGTTTTGA
- a CDS encoding (deoxy)nucleoside triphosphate pyrophosphohydrolase: MIEVLVSEKLVVRVPCAVIEHNGKVLAGQRSAALSFPLQWEFPGGKLEKGETDEEGLVREIREELNVEIEIIHKLPVTTKDQGWREIVLVPFVCQLATLDITLTEHEQILWLDPEDLPSLDWTEADLSVIQDYYDYLSVKK; this comes from the coding sequence ATGATTGAAGTATTGGTTTCCGAAAAGTTGGTAGTGAGAGTGCCTTGTGCTGTGATCGAACATAATGGAAAAGTACTGGCAGGTCAGCGTAGCGCAGCATTATCTTTCCCTTTACAGTGGGAATTCCCCGGTGGTAAGCTCGAAAAAGGTGAGACCGACGAGGAAGGTCTGGTCCGCGAAATCAGAGAAGAACTCAACGTCGAAATTGAAATTATCCACAAGCTTCCTGTAACTACCAAGGACCAGGGCTGGCGTGAAATTGTGTTGGTACCATTCGTTTGCCAGCTAGCTACCCTCGACATTACGCTTACAGAACACGAGCAAATCCTGTGGCTCGATCCCGAAGATCTCCCCTCCCTTGACTGGACCGAAGCAGACCTAAGCGTGATCCAGGACTACTACGATTACCTATCGGTTAAAAAGTAA
- a CDS encoding dihydroorotase, translating to MTTLIVNALLVNENKVQELDVLIENGHIKRIGKDLQHESADRVIDAKGQYLMPGVIDDQVHFREPGLTYKANIYTESKAAVAGGVTSFMEMPNTVPNTLTQHLLADKYQIGADTSLANYSFFMGASNDNYEEVMRTNPAEVCGIKIFMGSSTGNMLVDAPEVLEKIFANAPCIIATHCEDEPTVKQRMAFFKEKYGENVPYNIHALIRNEEACLTSSSFASSLAHKHGTRLHILHISTGDEVHLFEVGNRSNGQILLADGKPKLVTAEACVHHLWFDAEDYHTLGNKIKCNPAIKAPHHKEAILRAVLDNRIDVIATDHAPHTIEEKAQPYWQAPSGLPLVQHTLNVMLELSRAGKISVERVVEKMSHAVADCFQISDRGYIREGYWADLILVDVNAVTQVQSSDLYSKCGWSPFEGTDFHSQITHTFVSGNLVFENGKFNEEVKGKRLLFNR from the coding sequence ATGACAACGCTGATCGTTAATGCACTCTTAGTAAATGAAAATAAGGTTCAGGAATTGGACGTATTAATTGAAAATGGTCACATTAAAAGAATCGGAAAAGATTTGCAGCATGAGTCGGCGGATAGGGTAATTGATGCCAAAGGACAGTACCTCATGCCGGGGGTGATTGATGATCAGGTACATTTTCGCGAACCGGGGCTGACATACAAAGCCAATATTTATACAGAATCCAAAGCAGCGGTAGCAGGTGGCGTAACCTCTTTTATGGAAATGCCGAATACGGTTCCCAATACGCTCACACAACATTTACTGGCTGATAAGTACCAGATCGGCGCGGATACTTCGCTGGCGAACTACTCATTTTTTATGGGTGCTTCCAATGATAATTATGAGGAAGTAATGCGTACTAACCCTGCTGAGGTTTGTGGGATCAAGATTTTTATGGGTTCGTCAACGGGTAATATGTTGGTAGATGCGCCTGAGGTTTTGGAAAAAATATTTGCCAATGCGCCCTGCATTATCGCGACACATTGTGAAGACGAGCCTACGGTAAAACAACGTATGGCTTTTTTCAAGGAGAAATATGGGGAGAATGTTCCTTACAACATTCACGCATTGATCCGAAATGAAGAAGCGTGCCTTACCTCTTCATCATTCGCAAGCTCCCTGGCACACAAACACGGCACCAGACTGCACATTTTGCACATTTCAACCGGCGATGAAGTTCATTTGTTTGAAGTAGGAAACCGTAGCAACGGCCAAATCCTGCTCGCTGACGGCAAACCCAAGCTGGTGACGGCTGAGGCTTGCGTGCATCATTTATGGTTCGACGCGGAGGATTATCATACATTGGGTAACAAAATCAAATGTAACCCGGCGATCAAAGCGCCACATCATAAAGAGGCGATTTTGCGGGCCGTACTCGATAATCGCATTGATGTGATTGCTACGGATCACGCGCCGCATACGATTGAGGAGAAAGCGCAGCCTTACTGGCAGGCTCCCTCGGGATTGCCCCTCGTACAGCATACGTTAAATGTCATGCTGGAACTAAGCCGAGCAGGCAAGATTTCAGTGGAAAGAGTCGTTGAAAAAATGAGCCATGCCGTGGCCGATTGCTTTCAGATCAGTGACCGGGGATACATTCGTGAAGGTTACTGGGCGGACTTAATTCTGGTGGATGTGAATGCAGTAACGCAAGTTCAGTCGTCGGATCTTTATTCCAAATGCGGGTGGTCGCCTTTCGAAGGGACAGATTTTCATTCTCAGATCACGCACACTTTTGTGTCGGGAAATCTGGTGTTTGAAAACGGAAAATTCAATGAAGAGGTAAAAGGGAAACGGTTACTTTTTAACCGATAG
- a CDS encoding ComF family protein — MNLKNILKDFIDLIFPRCCGGCDMSLKGNEETLCTACRITLPRIGVNSLSSDVMQYKFINVQQVVSTHSFLLFTKKGKAQKLLHALKYKGCKEVGVLLGFMFGQEMLASGNLPGATLIISVPLHRKKKKIRGYNQSDLLAEGFSQATGIPWTGTALERVRYTDTQTGKSKSERRENVKGVFAMKEPIEEQSVIIIDDVLTTGATLEECAETLLRAGCKQLYILTIALARH; from the coding sequence ATGAATCTGAAAAATATTTTAAAGGATTTTATTGACCTGATATTCCCCAGATGTTGCGGAGGCTGCGATATGTCATTGAAGGGAAATGAAGAAACATTGTGCACCGCTTGCAGGATCACACTACCCAGAATCGGCGTTAACAGTCTCAGCAGCGACGTAATGCAATACAAATTCATCAATGTACAGCAAGTAGTCTCCACACATTCATTTTTACTTTTTACCAAAAAAGGAAAAGCACAAAAGCTCCTGCATGCATTGAAATACAAAGGCTGCAAAGAAGTAGGTGTTCTGCTGGGTTTTATGTTTGGACAGGAAATGCTGGCCAGCGGCAACCTCCCCGGCGCAACTCTGATCATCAGTGTGCCGCTACATCGTAAAAAGAAGAAAATCCGGGGCTACAATCAAAGCGATCTGCTCGCAGAAGGATTTTCCCAAGCAACAGGTATTCCGTGGACAGGTACTGCGCTTGAAAGGGTCAGGTATACCGATACCCAAACAGGAAAAAGCAAAAGCGAACGGAGGGAAAATGTAAAAGGCGTATTCGCCATGAAAGAGCCGATTGAAGAACAAAGCGTCATTATCATAGACGACGTACTTACTACCGGCGCCACGCTCGAAGAATGCGCTGAGACATTGTTGAGGGCCGGTTGCAAACAACTTTACATTCTCACCATTGCATTGGCCAGGCATTAA
- the gldJ gene encoding gliding motility lipoprotein GldJ, whose product MQKMGTRSIALILIVLLAATSCSKNKRPTSLKPGKTSSKTGLAYNGKDGFEVKQYKALPAGPDLVYIEGGRFTMGSLEEDVMSRRDNPKRTVSIQSFYMDQTEVANVHYLEYLNAVQRDSSEEFYSKALPDTNVWFNELSFNDSYVTMYLRHPGFRLYPVVGVSWVQANDYCAWRTAAVSQANNTAGAAAAGGKKKKGFSFGKKKKAAEAVATAEAGPAPQLRIESGYVMPPYRLPTEAEFEYAAMAMIGTQYSDENQANSRIYPWDGSTMRQPRGRKQGTMLANFKRGPGDYAGIAGKSNDGAIITQEIRSYPANDNGLYDMAGNVSEWVYDVYRPLSNSDVNDLNSFRRDGYQDESKNYDTKNSNSLVDDKLRVYKGGSWSDVAYWLSPGTRRYMDQDSATAMVGFRCAMIATGSHKE is encoded by the coding sequence ATGCAAAAGATGGGTACCCGGTCGATCGCGTTGATTTTGATTGTGTTATTAGCGGCTACTTCATGTAGTAAAAACAAGAGGCCTACCAGCTTAAAGCCAGGTAAAACAAGTTCTAAAACGGGCTTGGCTTACAACGGCAAAGATGGTTTTGAAGTGAAACAATACAAAGCACTTCCTGCTGGTCCTGACCTTGTTTATATTGAAGGAGGGCGTTTTACGATGGGATCTTTGGAAGAAGATGTAATGAGCAGAAGGGATAATCCCAAAAGAACAGTTTCCATCCAGTCGTTCTATATGGACCAGACTGAGGTGGCCAACGTTCACTATCTTGAATACTTAAACGCAGTTCAAAGAGATTCATCTGAGGAATTTTACAGCAAAGCTTTACCAGATACCAACGTTTGGTTCAACGAATTATCATTCAATGATTCTTACGTGACCATGTATCTGCGTCACCCGGGTTTCCGTCTGTACCCTGTTGTGGGTGTGTCGTGGGTTCAGGCTAATGACTACTGCGCATGGCGTACGGCTGCAGTGAGCCAGGCTAACAATACCGCCGGAGCGGCAGCAGCTGGCGGTAAAAAGAAAAAAGGATTTTCATTTGGCAAGAAAAAGAAGGCAGCCGAAGCAGTGGCGACAGCCGAGGCTGGTCCCGCACCGCAGCTTAGAATTGAAAGCGGCTACGTAATGCCTCCTTACCGCCTTCCGACAGAAGCAGAATTTGAATACGCTGCTATGGCGATGATCGGAACTCAGTACTCCGATGAAAACCAGGCTAATTCCAGAATTTATCCATGGGATGGTTCAACCATGCGCCAGCCACGTGGCCGGAAGCAGGGAACTATGCTTGCGAACTTCAAACGCGGTCCTGGTGACTACGCCGGTATCGCCGGTAAATCCAATGACGGAGCGATCATTACTCAGGAGATCCGTTCATATCCTGCCAACGACAATGGTCTGTATGATATGGCCGGGAACGTGAGCGAATGGGTGTATGACGTGTACCGTCCATTATCCAACAGTGATGTGAACGATCTTAACTCATTCCGTCGCGATGGCTACCAGGATGAATCTAAAAACTACGATACTAAAAACAGTAACTCTTTGGTGGATGATAAACTGAGAGTGTATAAAGGCGGCTCATGGTCAGATGTAGCTTACTGGCTATCTCCGGGAACACGCCGTTATATGGATCAGGATTCAGCGACTGCAATGGTAGGTTTCCGTTGCGCAATGATCGCTACCGGAAGTCACAAAGAATAA
- the mfd gene encoding transcription-repair coupling factor, with protein MEVRDLLTLYGGDSYLDVLVNQIASKEPEAAHVQIKGLVGSLDAVVSAAIQQRKKGPAVYVLSDREEAAYFQNDLQNLIGKTEVLFYPTSYKRPYHYEEVDNANVLMRGEILNKLNVGRSTPIQIVTYPEALFEKVINKRSLKANTFSVKVGEKLDPSFLTEFLNSYGFEITDFVFEAGQFSVRGGILDVFSFASEHPFRIELFGDEVESIRSFDPDTQLSIETAKQINIVPDIQQKLSHETRESFLNFFPAETTLWFKDAELTLEVIENCFEKAEKALQEVTGGGIQIVSNPQDLFETRRGFLTQVKKFKTVEFGKKTYFKTESKLPYSSKPQPSFNKDFKRLLDDLSENQSKGYINIIVAEQPRQLDRLERIFEDLDPFVKFRPMHISLREGFVDDNMKIACYTDHQIFARFHKYRLKEKFSKSKAITLKELKSLQPGDFVTHVDYGIGRFAGMERKDVNGKEQEAIRLIYRDNDLLYVSVHNLHKIAKYTGKEGTPPAMSKLGSSEWENKKSKVKKQLKDIAHELIALYAKRRQAPGFPFSPDNYMQAELESSFLYEDTPDQATATANVKEDMEKAHPMDRLVCGDVGFGKTEIAIRAAFKAVCDSKQVAVLVPTTILAMQHFKTFSDRLGDFPAKVGYINRFKSPKEIKDTLKQAEEGKIDILIGTHRILNKDVKFKDLGLLIVDEEQKFGVKAKDRLKEMRVNVDVLTLTATPIPRTLHFSLMGARDLSVIATPPPNRQPVTTEVHSFSEEFIRDAISFEVQRGGQVFFVHNRVNDIESIANIILRLVPDVRIGVAHGQMDGDKLEKVMVNFIEGEYDVLVSTNIIESGIDIANANTIIINTAHMFGLSDLHQMRGRVGRSNRKAFCYLLTPSASTLASDSRKRLQTLEEFSELGDGFKVAMRDLDIRGAGNLLGAEQSGFVNDLGYELYHKMLDEAVQELKNNEFKDLFAGALGLPKNLVPDCQIETDYATLIPDDYVKNISERLSLYTRLDNIGTEEELAKFEKEILDRFGPVPPEVQDLLKTVRLRWQAELLHFEKLTLKSNTMKGYFVTSQNDEFFQSAKFGLVIDYIKKHPRQIALKDQKGKLMLICEDVKNIDQARNLLMEMTGSR; from the coding sequence TTGGAAGTTAGAGACTTATTGACACTATACGGAGGCGATAGTTACCTGGATGTTCTGGTGAACCAGATTGCCTCCAAAGAACCGGAAGCGGCGCATGTTCAGATCAAGGGATTGGTAGGAAGCCTGGATGCCGTGGTTAGTGCAGCTATTCAGCAGCGAAAAAAAGGCCCGGCAGTGTACGTCCTGAGCGACCGGGAGGAAGCAGCTTATTTTCAAAATGACCTGCAAAACCTGATCGGAAAGACAGAGGTACTCTTCTATCCGACATCTTATAAAAGGCCTTACCATTACGAGGAAGTGGATAATGCCAATGTGCTGATGCGCGGCGAAATCCTTAATAAGCTCAATGTGGGGCGGTCTACACCGATCCAGATCGTAACATACCCAGAGGCGTTGTTTGAAAAAGTGATCAACAAGCGGTCGCTTAAAGCCAATACATTCTCGGTAAAGGTTGGTGAAAAACTGGATCCCTCGTTTCTCACCGAATTTCTGAATAGTTACGGATTTGAGATCACGGATTTCGTGTTCGAAGCCGGGCAATTTTCGGTTCGCGGCGGTATTTTGGACGTTTTTTCATTTGCCAGCGAGCACCCTTTTCGTATCGAACTGTTTGGGGACGAGGTAGAAAGCATCAGGTCTTTTGATCCCGACACGCAGCTGTCCATTGAAACGGCCAAGCAGATCAACATTGTACCTGACATTCAGCAAAAGCTCTCGCACGAGACACGGGAGTCATTTCTGAATTTCTTTCCCGCCGAGACCACATTGTGGTTCAAAGACGCGGAACTGACGCTGGAAGTCATTGAAAATTGTTTTGAAAAAGCGGAAAAGGCACTGCAGGAAGTAACGGGCGGGGGGATACAGATCGTTTCCAATCCTCAGGACCTTTTTGAAACGAGGAGAGGATTTTTGACACAGGTCAAGAAATTCAAAACTGTCGAGTTTGGTAAAAAAACCTATTTCAAAACGGAAAGTAAGCTTCCCTACTCTTCGAAGCCACAGCCATCATTCAATAAAGATTTTAAAAGGTTACTCGACGATCTGTCAGAAAATCAGTCCAAAGGCTATATTAATATCATTGTCGCCGAGCAGCCCAGGCAGCTCGACAGGCTGGAAAGGATTTTCGAAGACCTTGACCCATTCGTCAAATTCAGGCCCATGCACATTTCGCTGCGGGAGGGATTCGTGGATGATAACATGAAGATCGCCTGCTATACGGACCACCAGATTTTCGCCCGTTTTCATAAATACCGGTTAAAGGAGAAATTCAGTAAATCGAAGGCGATCACGCTGAAAGAACTGAAATCCCTACAACCAGGCGATTTTGTGACCCACGTCGATTACGGTATAGGGCGGTTTGCGGGAATGGAGCGGAAGGATGTGAATGGTAAAGAACAGGAGGCGATCCGGCTGATTTACCGTGACAATGACCTTTTATATGTGAGTGTGCATAACCTCCACAAAATCGCGAAATATACCGGTAAGGAAGGTACACCGCCTGCTATGAGCAAGCTGGGTTCGAGCGAATGGGAGAACAAGAAATCCAAAGTCAAGAAGCAGCTTAAAGACATTGCACATGAGCTGATTGCGCTTTATGCAAAACGCAGGCAGGCTCCGGGATTCCCTTTTTCTCCGGACAATTATATGCAGGCCGAGCTGGAATCATCCTTTTTATATGAAGACACGCCTGACCAAGCCACTGCTACGGCCAATGTGAAGGAGGATATGGAAAAAGCGCATCCGATGGATCGCCTGGTGTGCGGAGATGTGGGTTTTGGTAAAACAGAAATTGCCATACGGGCGGCTTTCAAGGCAGTTTGCGACAGCAAACAAGTGGCGGTACTCGTGCCTACCACTATCCTGGCCATGCAGCATTTTAAAACATTCAGTGACCGGCTGGGGGATTTTCCTGCGAAAGTTGGGTATATCAACCGGTTTAAATCTCCCAAAGAGATCAAGGATACATTGAAACAGGCAGAAGAGGGAAAGATCGACATTCTGATCGGTACCCACCGGATTTTGAATAAAGACGTCAAATTCAAGGACCTGGGGCTGCTGATCGTCGATGAAGAGCAGAAATTCGGCGTAAAAGCAAAGGATCGTTTGAAAGAAATGCGTGTCAATGTAGATGTGCTCACATTAACCGCGACACCGATTCCAAGAACGCTTCATTTTTCTTTAATGGGTGCCAGGGATCTCTCCGTGATCGCGACGCCTCCGCCAAACCGGCAGCCGGTAACAACCGAAGTACATTCATTCAGTGAAGAGTTTATCCGCGATGCGATCAGTTTTGAGGTACAACGCGGCGGGCAGGTTTTCTTCGTCCATAACCGGGTAAATGACATTGAATCCATTGCTAACATTATACTGCGTCTGGTTCCTGATGTGAGGATAGGCGTGGCACATGGGCAAATGGATGGCGATAAGCTCGAAAAGGTGATGGTTAATTTCATTGAAGGCGAGTACGACGTACTGGTTTCGACGAACATTATCGAATCGGGAATTGACATTGCCAACGCGAATACGATCATTATCAACACGGCCCATATGTTTGGGTTGTCGGATTTGCACCAAATGCGCGGCCGGGTAGGACGGTCGAACAGGAAGGCATTTTGCTACCTGCTTACTCCTTCTGCTTCCACCCTGGCTAGTGATTCGAGGAAGCGTTTGCAGACATTGGAAGAATTCTCGGAGCTGGGAGATGGTTTCAAGGTAGCGATGCGCGATCTGGATATCCGTGGCGCGGGTAATTTGCTGGGAGCTGAGCAGAGTGGTTTTGTGAATGATCTGGGTTATGAGCTTTATCACAAAATGCTGGACGAGGCGGTACAGGAATTGAAAAATAATGAGTTTAAAGACCTGTTTGCCGGGGCGTTAGGCCTTCCGAAGAACCTGGTTCCCGACTGTCAGATTGAAACGGATTATGCTACATTGATACCGGACGATTATGTCAAAAATATTTCCGAAAGATTGTCGTTATATACCCGCCTTGACAATATCGGAACAGAAGAAGAACTGGCTAAGTTTGAGAAAGAGATACTCGACCGTTTCGGTCCGGTACCGCCAGAGGTTCAGGATCTTTTGAAAACGGTGCGTTTACGCTGGCAGGCAGAGCTTTTGCACTTTGAAAAATTAACTTTGAAAAGCAATACAATGAAAGGCTACTTCGTTACTTCGCAGAACGATGAATTCTTTCAGTCAGCAAAGTTCGGGCTGGTGATTGACTACATAAAAAAACACCCGAGACAAATTGCTTTAAAAGATCAAAAAGGTAAATTGATGCTGATCTGTGAGGATGTTAAAAACATCGACCAGGCACGTAACCTTTTAATGGAGATGACCGGGTCACGATGA
- the pnuC gene encoding nicotinamide riboside transporter PnuC encodes MIDWLNHSISLAGLLTTPLEILGFLTGAICVYLNTRQNVLGWFFGIVNAVLYAAVFWQVRLYADMGLQGYYFLTSIYGWWMWKFGGQTHNGVKVSYTPAKLYPVFGLIFIVITISWGFLLGRFTNASLTYADSALTIASLIGQWMMARKYLENWIIWIVADACYVVMYFYKDLHLTAILYAVFLVLAVIGYVQWRKDVVRVSQL; translated from the coding sequence ATGATCGACTGGCTCAATCACTCCATTTCCCTCGCCGGGCTGCTTACTACTCCTCTTGAAATTCTGGGATTCCTGACCGGGGCGATCTGTGTTTATCTCAACACCCGGCAGAATGTACTGGGCTGGTTTTTCGGGATAGTCAATGCAGTGTTGTACGCGGCTGTTTTCTGGCAGGTCAGGCTCTACGCCGACATGGGTTTGCAGGGTTACTATTTCCTAACGAGCATTTACGGCTGGTGGATGTGGAAATTCGGAGGACAGACGCACAACGGGGTCAAAGTAAGTTATACACCAGCGAAACTGTATCCGGTATTCGGGCTGATTTTTATCGTAATAACCATTTCCTGGGGGTTTTTGCTCGGTCGCTTTACCAACGCAAGCCTCACTTATGCCGACTCTGCGTTAACCATTGCCAGCCTGATCGGCCAATGGATGATGGCCAGAAAGTACCTCGAAAACTGGATTATCTGGATCGTGGCCGATGCCTGCTACGTGGTCATGTATTTTTACAAAGATCTGCACCTGACGGCCATTTTATATGCAGTGTTTCTCGTGTTAGCGGTAATCGGGTATGTGCAGTGGCGGAAGGATGTTGTCAGGGTTAGTCAGTTGTAG
- a CDS encoding barstar family protein, whose product MKNTHFLIAKEESDIRKTFLGAFIAHIDGQKAMSIKDFHDQIGVAMNFPDYSGKNLDALDEMLNDLEWIKEQKVIIYIDHSSDWLSKEKSEEKILSVIDIFDATAEDWKWMDEEEEGVAKKELQIVFKDSTRIRALLEEQEIPFDTID is encoded by the coding sequence ATGAAAAACACACACTTCCTGATCGCCAAGGAGGAATCAGATATCCGCAAAACATTTCTGGGTGCATTTATAGCACACATCGATGGTCAAAAAGCAATGTCGATCAAGGATTTTCATGACCAAATTGGTGTTGCCATGAACTTCCCGGATTACTCAGGGAAAAACCTGGATGCATTGGACGAGATGTTGAATGATCTGGAATGGATCAAGGAACAAAAAGTGATTATTTACATTGATCACTCGTCGGACTGGTTATCCAAAGAAAAATCAGAAGAAAAGATCCTTTCGGTAATCGATATTTTTGACGCTACTGCTGAGGATTGGAAATGGATGGATGAAGAGGAGGAAGGTGTGGCGAAGAAAGAATTGCAGATTGTATTTAAGGATTCAACCCGCATCCGTGCTTTACTGGAAGAGCAGGAAATACCGTTTGATACAATTGATTAA
- a CDS encoding sugar phosphate isomerase/epimerase family protein, translating into MNRRNFINTAITTAGVVAGLDAAASSVEAPFQFENKLSLKVLGTNWGYPGTTDAFCAAIKKEGYDGTEMWWPGSKEKQKELFDALKKYDLQVGILCGSGEKDHKTHLEAFKKQINAATTEFVQKPLYINCHSGRDFFTYEQNKAFIDHTTEASVKTGIPIYHETHRGRMLFAAHIARNFIEKNPELRLTLDISHWCNVHESLLQDQEETVKLALSRVGHIHSRIGHEEGPQVNDPRAPEWEAAVKAHLAWWDVVVEQKVKAGETLTVLTEFGPPNYLPTVPFTHQPLADQWAINVHMMQLLRKRYLK; encoded by the coding sequence ATGAATCGCCGGAATTTTATTAATACTGCTATTACTACCGCAGGAGTTGTGGCTGGTTTGGATGCTGCTGCAAGTTCCGTCGAGGCCCCCTTTCAGTTTGAAAACAAATTGTCATTGAAAGTCCTTGGTACCAACTGGGGTTACCCTGGTACTACCGATGCTTTTTGTGCCGCAATTAAGAAAGAAGGTTATGACGGTACGGAAATGTGGTGGCCCGGTTCGAAGGAAAAACAAAAGGAGCTTTTTGATGCATTGAAGAAATATGATTTGCAGGTAGGAATTTTGTGCGGCTCGGGAGAAAAGGATCACAAGACTCATTTAGAGGCATTTAAAAAGCAGATAAATGCAGCTACGACAGAGTTCGTACAAAAGCCTTTATACATCAATTGCCACAGCGGACGGGATTTTTTCACCTATGAGCAAAACAAGGCTTTCATAGACCATACCACCGAGGCGTCAGTTAAAACCGGTATACCTATTTACCACGAAACGCATCGCGGACGTATGCTTTTTGCGGCGCACATTGCGAGAAATTTTATTGAGAAAAACCCGGAACTGAGATTGACGCTCGACATTTCGCATTGGTGCAATGTGCATGAAAGCCTATTGCAGGACCAGGAGGAAACGGTGAAACTGGCATTATCCCGCGTGGGTCACATTCACTCACGGATAGGCCACGAAGAAGGCCCGCAGGTAAATGATCCCCGCGCCCCGGAATGGGAAGCGGCGGTGAAGGCACATTTGGCTTGGTGGGATGTGGTAGTGGAGCAAAAAGTGAAAGCCGGGGAAACATTGACGGTATTGACAGAGTTTGGCCCACCCAATTATTTACCCACGGTTCCGTTCACACACCAGCCACTCGCTGACCAGTGGGCGATTAACGTACATATGATGCAATTGTTAAGAAAGCGGTATTTGAAGTAA